The segment CTTTCAACTGATCGATTTGCTCCGCACGGCCGTCCAGCTGGAACGTGGCACTGCGGATCAAGTCATTGCGCTCCAGCTGCTGCTCTACCAGGTTGTCGATAAACTGGTCAGCAGCAAACAATCCGGCCACTGTTCCCACCGACAGGACTGCCAGCACCATCAAAAACCGCTTGCGCCGCTTTTCACGCAACAACGCGCGCCAGGGCAACAAATTGATTCTCGCCATCAATCAAACCCCCTCAAGGCCAGACCGCAGGCAGTCAACAACACAGGAGCATCGCAGAGCAAGGCTTCAGGTGCGAGCCCAGGCTCAACGTTCATGCCCATAAAGGGATTGGCGGCGCGTACAGGCCTTCCGAGCCGGGCTTCAACCCACTGACTCAGCCCCGGAGTCGCTGCCGCCTTGCCAGCCAATATGATCATGTCGATCGTGCCTTCAACGCCGGACTGAAAAAACAGCTCCAGCCCGCGCTCCAGATGCCCGGACACCCTGCTTTCGAATCCGTGCGCCTCTGTGTCTCCGTGCTCAGGGAGCAACTCGCGGTAGTAAACAACCTGCCCTTGGTACACAACGCTCAACAGCGCTGCATGGGTTGCAAGGTCGAGTACTGCCACTGCACCTTGCAGCGCCATGCCCGCTGTCATTGCCTCAACCCCGCACGCCAGGGCATGGGCCTGGACAGCAACCACCCGAGGGGTCAGGCCTGCGCCGGTCAAGACCGAACGATGCCACTCAAGAGCCTCTTGGCGGCACGCCGCCATCTGCACGCGGACCCGTCCGGGATGGGTCGATGAAACGTCTTCAACCTCGAAATCAAGCGCCACGTCATCCAGCGCATAAGGAATGTATGGCTCCGCTTCCAGTCGTACATGAAGTTCAAGCTCGACTTCATTCAAACCCGCCTCGATCTCCAGGGTTTTGCAGATGACTTGCCCATCAGGCATCCCGACAATCGCATCACGGGTCACAACGGCAGCTTTTTCCAGCGCCCCGAGGAGCACTTGAACGACACTTTTGGACTCGGCGCCGGTCTGAAGTTCCGTAAGCCCGGCTGGCAGCGGTTCTATGGCATAACCCTGGAGCTTGAGCCGACCTTGGGAGCGGCTCAGTTCGACGATTTTGATTGCTTGCTGGCTGATATCAACGCCGAGACAGCGATGGCGTGTTCTGGGAAGAAATCCGGGCACTTTTGTTTTCCCTAATGCAATCCGTAACTTACGGAGGGTAAAAAATGAGATCCGTTCAAAACCTGTTCTGACATGCGGCTCATGACGCCCATGAGCGAAAAATGCTTATAATGCCGTGCGTTTTTTTCCGTATCGTCGACCCGGCGCAGCTGCGCACTACCCTGACGTGCAAACCCATTTCTTAATCTGGAAATCCAAAAGCCTTGATTCGTCTGCTGAAGTTTTTCGGGTGGTCTTTCGTTGCTGTGTTCTGCGGGCTGTTGCTCGTGTTGAGCGGCGCGTTTCTCTATCTTAGTCCTGGCTTGCCGTCCGTAGAGTCGTTGAGAAGCATCCAGTTGCAGATTCCTTTGCGGGTCTACACCAGCGACGGAAAGTTGATCGCAGAGTTTGGCGAAATGCGCCGCTCTCCAATCAAGTTCGCCGACATTCCCCCCAATTTCATCAATGCCCTGCTCTCTGCAGAAGATGACAACTTCGCCAATCATTACGGGGTTGATCCCAGTAGCCTGATGCGTGCCGCTACCCAACTGGTAAAAAGCGGACACATACAATCAGGTGGCAGCACCATCACCATGCAGGTGGCGAAGAACTATTTCCTGTCCAGCGAGCGCAGCTTTTCGCGCAAAACCAACGAGATCCTGCTGGCACTGGAAATCGAACGCGAACTGACCAAGGACGAAATCCTTGAGCTGTATGTGAACAAGATTTACCTGGGTAACCGCGCTTACGGCATCGAAGCCGCTGCGCAGGTTTACTACGGCAAGTCGATCCGCGACCTCAGCCTGGCGCAGATGGCCATGATTGCCGGCCTGCCCAAGGCCCCTTCGCGCTTTAATCCACTGGCCAATTCGGTACGCAGCAAAGAGCGCCGCGACTGGATCCTGGGCCGCATGTACAAGCTGGGCAAGATTGATCAGGCCAGCTACGAAGCTGCTGTCGCAGAGCCCGTAAACGCCAGCTACCACGTGCCAACCCCGGAAGTGAGCGCGCCTTACATCGCTGAAATGGCCCGGGCCGAAATGGTCGGACGCTATGGTAGCGAGGCTTACACCGAAGGTTTCCGCGTCACAACAACGGTGCCAAGCGACCTTCAGGAGCTCGCCAACACTGCAGTTCACGAAGGTCTGATTGCCTATGACCAGCGCCACGGCTATCGAGGCCCCGAGTCGCGCCTGCCGGGCAAGACCCTGGCCGTCTGGACTCAAGAGCTGGCCAAGCAACGGGCAATCAGCGGCCTGGAGCCTGCAATCGTGACCCAGGTCGACAAGGACGGCCTGCAAGTGCTGACCCGCACCGGCGAAGTTCACGTTTCCTGGAACACCATGAAATGGGCACGCAAGTTCCTCAATACCAACAGCATGGGCCCAATGCCCAAGCAGCCCTCGGATGTCGCTCAGGTCGGCGACCTGATTCGCGTGCAGCCGCAGACCGATGGCAGCTACAAGTTCAGCCAGGTGCCCACCGTACAAGGTGCGCTGGTATCCCTGGACCCGAACAACGGTGCTATCCGCTCACTGGTGGGAGGCTTTGCCTTCGAGCAGAGCAACTACAACCGTGCGATGCAAGCCAAACGCCAGCCAGGCTCAAGCTTCAAGCCTTTCATTTACAGCGCCGCGCTGGATAACGGCTACACCGCCGCCACTCTGGTGAACGATGCACCGATCGTGTTTGTAGACGAGTACCTGGACAAGGTCTGGCGTCCAAAGAACGACACCAACACATTCCTCGGCCCGATTCGCGTGCGAGAGGCCCTGTACAAATCTCGCAACCTGGTCTCGATCCGCTTGCTGCAAAGCCTGGGTGTCGACCGCACCGTCGACTACATCAGCAAGTTTGGTTTCAACAAGCAGGACCTGCCGCGCAACCTGTCGCTGGCCTTGGGTACTGCAACCCTGACGCCTATGGAGATCGCTACCGGCTGGAGCACATTCGCCAACGGTGGTTACAAAATCACGCCGTATCTGATCGACAAGATCGAAAGCCGCAACGCCGAGACCCTGTTCGTGGCCAACCCGCCAAGCGTGCCCAAAGCCGCAGGCAAGGATGTGCCGCCAGAAGCTGCAGCGCTGACCATCGACACCATCAATGCAGCACCCGGCCTGCCTACCGTCGAGACGCAAGCGGTGGCCGAACGCATTGTTGACGGCCGCACCACTTACATTCTCACCAGCATGCTGCAGGACGTGATCAAGCTCGGTACTGGTCGCCGCGCCCTGGCGCTGGGACGCACCGACCTGGCGGGCAAAACCGGTACGACCAACGAGTCCAAGGATGCATGGTTCTCAGGCTACAACGCCGATTACGTGACTACCGTATGGACCGGCTTTGACCAACCTGAAAGCCTCGGCCGTCGGGAATATGGTGGCACCGTAGCCCTGCCGATCTGGATGACCTACATGGGTGGCGCGCTCAAGGGCAAGCCGGCTCATACGTTGCCTGAGCCCGAAGGCATCCTCAGCTTGCGGATTGACCCGTTAAGTGGCCGTATCGCTTCCCCTGGAACGCCAGGCGCCTACTTTGAGCTGTTCAAGAGCGAAGATACGCCGCCGACCAACAGCGAACTGGGCAACAGCGTAGCGCCTGGCAGCCCGCTGCCGGCAGATGATGGGGCTCCAATAGATCTCTTCTGACGAAGAGAGCAGCGAGCGCTTAGCTACAAGTTGCAGGTGAAGAGCGGTTGTTCACGTGTAACTTGTAGTTTGCTCAAGCGAGCATGTACTTCAAGGGACCAGTCCCGTCGAGCATCTCAGCTACCGGCGCCATGGCCAGCTGATCGATACGGGTACTTTCGGCGTGTGCCTCCCAGCGCGCCAGGCTTTCGGCCAGGACATCGCAGTGCTGCGCGAACCCTCCATATACATCTCTGCGACTGGGCACCCTGAACCTCAATTGGTATAGCCCCTCGCGGGTTTTCTGGACGTTGCCCATCTCGCGCATCAACAGATTCATGACTCGCACCTGCTGTTCAAATACACCGTCGGCCCGCGTCATTACCTCACGGTAGTGAGCCCGCAGTTGTTGGGCGACGTGTTCAAGTGCCTGATCCACAAACAGTACTTCACGCTCCGTCACCAGCGAGCAATGGGCATTCAGCGCTTGCTGGCTTCGACGCAGAACCGCCCAACTGCTCGGAATGTAACTGTCGACCATGAACTGCTGGCCAACGTCGACCCGTTGCTTGAGCAGCCCATCGGATTCTGGCACGCCGATTTTTTGCTCAAGCATCGCGTGACTCACAGCATGCTGGGTGACGGTATCGCTCAACGGCCCCCACATCACATGCGACACCTGCCCCTGACCAAACTCCACCGGCATGAAGTGACGCAAGGTTCCGTGATGCTGATAAGGCTCCCCAAGCAATTGGCTCAGGCCTGCCACAAACACCCCAAAACCTGCAGGCACATTCGTAAAGCTGAGCACCGAACCTGCGCGATAAGCCGATAACGGGCTGTTCATCCAGCTTCCAGGGACACTGGGGATCGAGTCGTGATGGTTGACCATGCGCTGATGCACCAGCCCACTGGCTGCATTGACGAAGGCCCCATCTGCTGCACGAGGAGCTCCATAGGTGTAGAGCCGTACGTCGCAAGTCCGGCGCAAACGCAGCATCTGCGCAAGGATCAAACCAATTGCCCCTCCCTGGCTGTGACCGCAGACCAGTACTTTTTGCCCGGCATGGAATTTATCCAGATAAGCATCAACAAGCTCAAACGCCTGCCGTGCAGCTTCGTAAAAACCGCCATGCACCTTTCCCTCGCCTTCTTCAAACGGCACTTGAGGGGCATCGGCATCCTGCAAGAGGTCGGACCAGGAGCAGGTGCCTCGAACAGCAATCAAAATGACTTTGTCGTTATGGGTCACAAAGGTTTGTGCACTTGTACCTTTTGATCCAAAACGAATATCACCGCGAAAATGCACACTGGCCGGGGTCTGCTGATCCGCCCCACCAAGAGGGTTATTGACCGGATACAGCACAGGGTCAAAAGGAACAATTTCCAGTCGTCTGGAGTACGCCACCTCTTCATACAGCGGGTAATAGGACTTGGCTTGCTCCGGGCTGACCTGCCAGTCCCCCATGCTCAACTCCGCACAGGGCGTGGTCACTCGCGACTTGCCTGTGGCGTGCTCGAAAGGACAATTGCTCAACGTGGCCATCAATGCCAACTGGTAAAGATTCAGCGCGCAAAACTGCGAATCGGTAGACAGCAACGGGCACAAGGCTCGCAAGGGCCGAACTTCCAGCAAGGCATGACGACCGACCGCCAGGGATACCCCAAGTGGGCCGCGTTCAAGGGGGTGGTGACAATCGACCATAGGCGGCAAGTGCGAAACATGCTCGACAAGGTGTCGGACTTCAACCTGGAAGTAATCGGTACAGGCATCGATAGGTAGCGGTTTATGCTGCGTGCGGGCGCCGTTTTTATTGAGGTATCGGGTGTGCTCGGCCCTGACCTGAAGCTCGGTAATCTTGAGGGGGTAATGCTTGCGATGGATTAGCCGCGAATACACATCATTGCGACCGCTATATAACTGCCTGAACGTGATGGCAACTGGCTCTACAAGATGATTGCCAACCTCACCGCCTCCAGTGGCATCCAGATGGCCGCTGTGCTTCTTTCCTTCCCTGTCTACGAGCTCATAGACCAACCCTGCATAGGGCTCACCTGCGCCTCGCTCGTCAATCAATTGAAAACTGGTCCTGCTATTACACTTCTGACGTGAGGGCGTGAACATCCGTGATTCCTATAGGCACAGAGGGCAAACTTCAGAAAAAAGCACCCTTAAAATAAAGGAGTGACGCTAACGGATGATCGCGGGACTTTATGTAAGAAAGATCCTATTTTTTATGTGGAATAATCCCGTCTTCCTACGAGCTGATAAATGATCCAGCCCTGCAAAAACTAAAAAGCCCCGACGCTTTGCAGCGCCGGGGCTTGAGTTGACACGCTACACGGGTTTAGCCGTTGAAGACGTCATCAACGCTTTTGAGCGGGTAGTTCTTCGGGTATGGCAGGGTTGCAACACCGGTCTCGATAGCCGCTTTGGCAACTGCGTCGGAGATCAGGGTGATCAGGCGCACGTCCATTGGTTTCGGGATGATGTATTCACGACCGAATTCCAGCTTGATGCCGCCGTAGGCGTCACACACTTCTTGTGGCACTGGCAGTTTGGCCAGTTCACGAAGCGCATTGGCCGCTGCGATTTTCATTTCTTCGTTGATGCGCTTGGCGCGAACGTCCAGAGCACCACGGAAGATGAACGGGAAGCCCAGTACGTTGTTGACCTGGTTCGGGTAGTCCGAACGACCGGTGGCCATGATCACGTCGTCACGGGTGGCGTGAGCCAGTTCCGGCGAGATTTCCGGATCAGGGTTCGAGCACGCGAACACGATCGGGTTAGGTGCCATGCGCAGCAAGTCTTCAGCGCTCAGCAGGTTCGGACCCGACAGACCAACGAACACGTCTGCGCCGTTCATGGCGTCAGCCAGGGTGCGCTTCTCGGTTGCGTGGGCGAATACCGCCTTGTACTGGTTCAGATCGTCACGGCCGGAGTGGATCACGCCGGTGCGGTCGATCATGTAGATGTTTTCGATGGTTGCACCCATGCTCACCAGCAACTTCATGCAGGAGATGGCTGCTGCACCGGCGCCCAGGCAAACGATCTTGGCGTCAGACAGGGTCTTGCCAGCGATTTCCAGGGCGTTGATCATGCCGGCCGCGGTCACGATAGCGGTGCCGTGCTGGTCATCGTGGAATACAGGAATATCGCACTGCTCGATCAGAGCACGTTCGATCTCAAAGCACTCAGGTGCCTTGATGTCTTCGAGGTTGATGCCGCCGAAGGTGATGGAGATGCGTTTTACGGTGTCGATGAAAGCCTGTGGGCTCTCGGAGTCAACTTCGATATCGAATACATCGATACCGGCAAAGCGCTTGAACAACACGCCTTTGCCTTCCATAACAGGCTTGGAGGCCAATGGGCCGAGGTTACCCAAGCCCAGAATAGCGGTGCCATCGGAAATCACGGCTACCAGGTTGCCTTTGCCAGTGTATTTGTAGGCAAGTTCAGGGTCGCGGGCGATTTCGCGTACTGGTTCGGCTACACCCGGGCTGTAAGCCAGCGCTAGATCGCGGGCTGTAGCGGTAGGTTTGGTGAGCTCGACACTCAGTTTCCCTGGACGGGGCTGGGCATGGTATTCGAGAGCGGCGGTTTTCAAATCAGACATGTGGGCATTCCGCTTTTTTGCTGTTGGACAGACGAATCGCCGAGCATACGCGTGTCGCAAAGTCCCGACAAGACTGACCAGTCAGCAGTGTCAAGGGCTTTGCCTTACGACTTTGGCCCAAGAGCCGCGCCCCATAAGGGCTATAGTGTTCACAATCTAGATTAAAAATTGTCTACAATTTTTAATGCGCTGCCACTTTCAGCATCCCCGGATGAGTCAAAGACAACATCCAGCGCGCCTGCCCTTCCTTTAACCCGCCTCGACGCGAACGATCCAGCACCCAGCCTCTGGCCTCGACCTGTTTACCTTGCAGGCCAGCAAGGGTTTTCTGATCGAAATTGGCCAACTGATTGGGTGCAATATGCAGCACCAAACCACCCTGCATATCGATCCAAAGCCCCCCACGATTGCGCTGCACCTTGTCGACCTTACCGCCCACCAGAGCAAAGCCTGAACGGCTGATTTGCTGCGGCGCCAGCACCGGCGATTGCCGCCAAAGCCCCAGGCCTGCTGCCCGGGCACTGCGCTCAGCCGCTTGCTGACAATCGAGCAGTGCGACATTGGGCGCTATCGCCACCTGATACCCCAGGCCATCTGCCAGAAGCTGGGCTTCTAGATTGCTGCCATCAGCACCAAACACATGGGCCAGGGTACGACCATAACGGTCCTGGGCCTGCGTACCCACCAACAGCCCGACCCGGCCATCGCTGCGCGCAACCAGCGCTTGCAGGCGTTTGTGGGCTGCGTCAGCAAAAGGCTCGGCGGACTGGCCTTTCTTACCTGTTTCAGGAGCATTGATACCGATCATGCGCACGCTGCGACCATCCTTCAGACGCAAGGTGTCGCCGTCGGACACGCGCTCTACCAACGCGTAGGAAACAGCGCCAGGGGCCGGGCAAAGCGGCGCAGCCCAAGCGCCGGAAAACCAAATCGCAGGCATAAAAAAGGCGCCCGCAAGGGACGCCTTTTTCAATAACCTGACCAGACCCGAAAGGCTGCTCAAGGTCATCAGCCTTACTCGGCTGCTTTTTCTGCTTCTGCTGCTGGAGCTGCTGCTTTAGCGCCGAAAGCACCAAAACGAGTCTTGAAGCGATCAACACGACCGCCAATGTCCAGAGTCTTCTGCTTACCGGTGTAGAACGGGTGGCACTCGTTGCATACGTCAGTGCCCAGTGGCTTGCACAGGTTCGAACGAGTTTCGAACTTGTTGCCGCAGCTGCAAGTTACCAGGATTGTTTCGTACGCTGGATGGATATCGGCTTTCATGGGGTATTCCTCGGGCTAGCGTGCCGCCACTCAACACCATTGTTGAATACCGCACGTAAAATTAGGGCGCCGATAATACCAGACCTTTGCATTGACGCAAGCGGCCAAGCATGCTCCATCAAAAATCATTCATCTTTCAGCACCTGGCCTTTTAGTCCCGCAGGGCTTTGTCTGCTAGGCTCCGGGCCATCTTTGCCGTTCATCACTTGAGAGCCCCGCGTGCCCGACGCCATTTTGCGCCTTGCCCTGCCTTCCCCCCTGCGCCGACTGTTTGATTACCGGGCGCCTGCTGGCGTGCTGCGCAGTCAACTCCAGCCGGGCATGCGCCTGCGGGTGCCGTTTGGGCGACGCGAGATGATCGGCATCCTGGTCGAAGTGGTCGATCACAGCGAAGTCCCGGCCGACAAGCTCAAACCGGCGATTGCCCTGCTCGACGCCGTGCCGCCGCTGCCGGCTTCCTTATTTAAGCTGTGCCTGTGGACGTCCCAGTATTACCAGCACAGCCTGGGCGACACCCTGAGCTGGGCGCTGCCGGTTTTGCTGCGCCAGGGCGAACTGGCCGAGACTCGCCAGGAGCGTTTCTGGCAGATAGCCCCCGGCGCCCGGATGGACGATCCGCGCATCGCCCGCGCACCGCGCCAGCGTGAAGCACTGGCCACGCTTGCCCAACACCCCCACGGCGTGGCGCATCAACTATTGAGCAAGCTGATGCTGAGCAAAGACAGCCTCGACCTGCTGCTGGCCAAAGAACTGGTGACCGTTGAAGTCCGCCGACACGCACCCAGCGAGCGTCACGAACATTGGCTGGCCCAGCCAGAGCTGCCGCTCAACAGCGAGCAACGGGCGGCCTACGAAGCGATTCGCGCCGGTTTTGACCACTTCCATGCCTTCTTGCTGGCCGGAGTGACCGGCAGCGGCAAGACCGAAGTGTATTTGCAGTTGATCCGCGAGACCCTGCAGGCGGGCAAGCAGGCACTGGTGTTGATCCCCGAAATCAACCTTGGTCCGCAAACCCTGGCCCGTTTCGAGCAGCGCTTCAATGCGCGCATCGCCTTGGTGCATTCGGCGGTCAACGACCGTGAGCGCCTTGAAAGCTGGCTGGCGGCACGGGATGGCGAGGCCGACATTATTATTGGCACTCGTTCTGCGCTGTTCACCCCGATGAAAAACCCCGGGCTGATCATCATCGACGAAGAGCATGACGGCTCTTATAAACAGCAGGAAGGTTTGCGCTATCACGCCCGAGACCTGGCGCTGGTTCGAGCTCGGCAGGAAAACATCCCCATCGTGCTGGGCTCCGCGACACCTTCTCTTGAAAGCCTGCACAACGCCTACACCGGTCGTTATGGCCTGCTGCGGTTGAATGAGCGCGCTGGCGGGGCCAAACAACCGCGCTTCCTGCGTCTTGATGTGAAAAGCCGCCCGCTGGACAGCGGGATATCCGGCCCGATGCAACAAGCCATCGGTCAGACTCTCGCTGCCGGCCAACAAGTCCTGGTGTTTCTGAACCGCCGCGGCTTTGCCCCCACACTGTTATGCCATGACTGCGGCTGGATGTCGGAGTGCCAACGCTGCGATGCGCGCATGACCGTTCATCAGCGCTCCGGCGAACTGCGCTGCCACCACTGCGGCTACGTCGAGCGCGTTCCACGCAATTGCCCGCAATGCGGCAAGGTTGATTTACGCCCGGTAGGCGCAGGGACTGAGCGCGCTGAAGAGCGGTTGGGGATTTTGTTCCCCGACTACCCCGTGCTGCGGGTCGATCGCGACAGCACCTCGCGCAAAGACGCGATGAACCAGTTGTTTGCCACCATTCAAAAGGGTCAACCGTGCATTTTGATCGGCACGCAAATGCTCGCAAAAGGCCATCACTTCCCACGGGTGACGCTGGTCTCGATTCTGGATGCCGATGGCGGCCTGTTCTCCGGTGATTTTCGCGCCAGCGAGCGCATGGCCCAACTCATCGTTCAAGTCGCAGGCCGTGCGGGCCGCGCCGAAGAGCCGGGCAAGGTGATCATCCAGACCCATCTGGCCGACCATCCGTTGTTGATCCAGCTCACTGAGCAGGGCTATTTTGCCTTTGCCGAACAGGCTTTGAGCGAGCGTCGGGCTGCGGGGCTGCCACCTTTCGCGCATTTGGCGCTGCTGCGTGCCGAAGCCCATAAACCCGGACAGGCGGAAGGTTTTCTGGATGAGGC is part of the Pseudomonas sp. ML2-2023-3 genome and harbors:
- the pilM gene encoding type IV pilus assembly protein PilM, which produces MPGFLPRTRHRCLGVDISQQAIKIVELSRSQGRLKLQGYAIEPLPAGLTELQTGAESKSVVQVLLGALEKAAVVTRDAIVGMPDGQVICKTLEIEAGLNEVELELHVRLEAEPYIPYALDDVALDFEVEDVSSTHPGRVRVQMAACRQEALEWHRSVLTGAGLTPRVVAVQAHALACGVEAMTAGMALQGAVAVLDLATHAALLSVVYQGQVVYYRELLPEHGDTEAHGFESRVSGHLERGLELFFQSGVEGTIDMIILAGKAAATPGLSQWVEARLGRPVRAANPFMGMNVEPGLAPEALLCDAPVLLTACGLALRGFD
- a CDS encoding penicillin-binding protein 1A; this encodes MRLLKFFGWSFVAVFCGLLLVLSGAFLYLSPGLPSVESLRSIQLQIPLRVYTSDGKLIAEFGEMRRSPIKFADIPPNFINALLSAEDDNFANHYGVDPSSLMRAATQLVKSGHIQSGGSTITMQVAKNYFLSSERSFSRKTNEILLALEIERELTKDEILELYVNKIYLGNRAYGIEAAAQVYYGKSIRDLSLAQMAMIAGLPKAPSRFNPLANSVRSKERRDWILGRMYKLGKIDQASYEAAVAEPVNASYHVPTPEVSAPYIAEMARAEMVGRYGSEAYTEGFRVTTTVPSDLQELANTAVHEGLIAYDQRHGYRGPESRLPGKTLAVWTQELAKQRAISGLEPAIVTQVDKDGLQVLTRTGEVHVSWNTMKWARKFLNTNSMGPMPKQPSDVAQVGDLIRVQPQTDGSYKFSQVPTVQGALVSLDPNNGAIRSLVGGFAFEQSNYNRAMQAKRQPGSSFKPFIYSAALDNGYTAATLVNDAPIVFVDEYLDKVWRPKNDTNTFLGPIRVREALYKSRNLVSIRLLQSLGVDRTVDYISKFGFNKQDLPRNLSLALGTATLTPMEIATGWSTFANGGYKITPYLIDKIESRNAETLFVANPPSVPKAAGKDVPPEAAALTIDTINAAPGLPTVETQAVAERIVDGRTTYILTSMLQDVIKLGTGRRALALGRTDLAGKTGTTNESKDAWFSGYNADYVTTVWTGFDQPESLGRREYGGTVALPIWMTYMGGALKGKPAHTLPEPEGILSLRIDPLSGRIASPGTPGAYFELFKSEDTPPTNSELGNSVAPGSPLPADDGAPIDLF
- a CDS encoding lipase family protein: MIDERGAGEPYAGLVYELVDREGKKHSGHLDATGGGEVGNHLVEPVAITFRQLYSGRNDVYSRLIHRKHYPLKITELQVRAEHTRYLNKNGARTQHKPLPIDACTDYFQVEVRHLVEHVSHLPPMVDCHHPLERGPLGVSLAVGRHALLEVRPLRALCPLLSTDSQFCALNLYQLALMATLSNCPFEHATGKSRVTTPCAELSMGDWQVSPEQAKSYYPLYEEVAYSRRLEIVPFDPVLYPVNNPLGGADQQTPASVHFRGDIRFGSKGTSAQTFVTHNDKVILIAVRGTCSWSDLLQDADAPQVPFEEGEGKVHGGFYEAARQAFELVDAYLDKFHAGQKVLVCGHSQGGAIGLILAQMLRLRRTCDVRLYTYGAPRAADGAFVNAASGLVHQRMVNHHDSIPSVPGSWMNSPLSAYRAGSVLSFTNVPAGFGVFVAGLSQLLGEPYQHHGTLRHFMPVEFGQGQVSHVMWGPLSDTVTQHAVSHAMLEQKIGVPESDGLLKQRVDVGQQFMVDSYIPSSWAVLRRSQQALNAHCSLVTEREVLFVDQALEHVAQQLRAHYREVMTRADGVFEQQVRVMNLLMREMGNVQKTREGLYQLRFRVPSRRDVYGGFAQHCDVLAESLARWEAHAESTRIDQLAMAPVAEMLDGTGPLKYMLA
- a CDS encoding malic enzyme-like NAD(P)-binding protein, whose protein sequence is MSDLKTAALEYHAQPRPGKLSVELTKPTATARDLALAYSPGVAEPVREIARDPELAYKYTGKGNLVAVISDGTAILGLGNLGPLASKPVMEGKGVLFKRFAGIDVFDIEVDSESPQAFIDTVKRISITFGGINLEDIKAPECFEIERALIEQCDIPVFHDDQHGTAIVTAAGMINALEIAGKTLSDAKIVCLGAGAAAISCMKLLVSMGATIENIYMIDRTGVIHSGRDDLNQYKAVFAHATEKRTLADAMNGADVFVGLSGPNLLSAEDLLRMAPNPIVFACSNPDPEISPELAHATRDDVIMATGRSDYPNQVNNVLGFPFIFRGALDVRAKRINEEMKIAAANALRELAKLPVPQEVCDAYGGIKLEFGREYIIPKPMDVRLITLISDAVAKAAIETGVATLPYPKNYPLKSVDDVFNG
- a CDS encoding thermonuclease family protein: MTLSSLSGLVRLLKKASLAGAFFMPAIWFSGAWAAPLCPAPGAVSYALVERVSDGDTLRLKDGRSVRMIGINAPETGKKGQSAEPFADAAHKRLQALVARSDGRVGLLVGTQAQDRYGRTLAHVFGADGSNLEAQLLADGLGYQVAIAPNVALLDCQQAAERSARAAGLGLWRQSPVLAPQQISRSGFALVGGKVDKVQRNRGGLWIDMQGGLVLHIAPNQLANFDQKTLAGLQGKQVEARGWVLDRSRRGGLKEGQARWMLSLTHPGMLKVAAH
- the rpmE gene encoding 50S ribosomal protein L31; translation: MKADIHPAYETILVTCSCGNKFETRSNLCKPLGTDVCNECHPFYTGKQKTLDIGGRVDRFKTRFGAFGAKAAAPAAEAEKAAE
- a CDS encoding primosomal protein N', with translation MPDAILRLALPSPLRRLFDYRAPAGVLRSQLQPGMRLRVPFGRREMIGILVEVVDHSEVPADKLKPAIALLDAVPPLPASLFKLCLWTSQYYQHSLGDTLSWALPVLLRQGELAETRQERFWQIAPGARMDDPRIARAPRQREALATLAQHPHGVAHQLLSKLMLSKDSLDLLLAKELVTVEVRRHAPSERHEHWLAQPELPLNSEQRAAYEAIRAGFDHFHAFLLAGVTGSGKTEVYLQLIRETLQAGKQALVLIPEINLGPQTLARFEQRFNARIALVHSAVNDRERLESWLAARDGEADIIIGTRSALFTPMKNPGLIIIDEEHDGSYKQQEGLRYHARDLALVRARQENIPIVLGSATPSLESLHNAYTGRYGLLRLNERAGGAKQPRFLRLDVKSRPLDSGISGPMQQAIGQTLAAGQQVLVFLNRRGFAPTLLCHDCGWMSECQRCDARMTVHQRSGELRCHHCGYVERVPRNCPQCGKVDLRPVGAGTERAEERLGILFPDYPVLRVDRDSTSRKDAMNQLFATIQKGQPCILIGTQMLAKGHHFPRVTLVSILDADGGLFSGDFRASERMAQLIVQVAGRAGRAEEPGKVIIQTHLADHPLLIQLTEQGYFAFAEQALSERRAAGLPPFAHLALLRAEAHKPGQAEGFLDEACTEAERLLAELNLGGIELLGPVPAPMERRAGRYRAQLLLQANARGPLHRLLSQWLLALEQMPSGRQVRWSLDVDPVDLY